The proteins below come from a single Cannabis sativa cultivar Pink pepper isolate KNU-18-1 chromosome 3, ASM2916894v1, whole genome shotgun sequence genomic window:
- the LOC115709779 gene encoding isocitrate dehydrogenase [NAD] catalytic subunit 5, mitochondrial — protein MASHLLRRVLGTRSNQIISSTSPASPLTAAARLLSSATAPITVTLFPGDGIGPEIAESVKQVFREAEVPIVWEEHYVGTEIDPKTQSFLTWESLESVRRNKVGLKGPMATPIGKGHRSLNLTLRKELNLFANVRPCYSLPGYKTRYDDVDLITIRENTEGEYSGLEHQVVRGVVESLKIITRQASLRVAEYAFHYAKAHGRERVSAIHKANIMQKTDGLFLKCCREVAEKYPEIRYEEVVIDNCCMMLVKNPALFDVLVMPNLYGDIISDLCAGLIGGLGLTPSCNIGEGGIALAEAVHGSAPDIAGKNLANPTALLLSSVSMLRHLELHDKADRIQDAILNTIAEGKFRTADLGGNSSTTDFTKAICNHL, from the exons ATGGCTTCCCACCTGCTGAGGCGCGTCCTCGGAACCCGCTCCAACCAGATCATCTCCTCGACCAGCCCGGCATCACCGCTTACGGCCGCGGCTAGGCTTTTATCGTCGGCTACAGCTCCGATCACGGTCACCCTTTTCCCCGGCGACGGTATTGGGCCCGAGATAGCGGAGTCCGTCAAACAG gTGTTTAGAGAAGCTGAAGTACCGATTGTATGGGAAGAACATTATGTTGGAACGGAAATTGATCCAAAAACACAGAGCTTTTTAACGTGGGAAAGTTTGGAATCAGTGCGTCGAAACAAGGTCGGGTTGAAAGGTCCAATGGCTACACCAATTGGGAAAGGCCATCGTTCTTTGAATCTTACTTTAAGGAAAGAGCTTAACTTGTTTGCCAATGTTAGACCTTGCTACAGTCTGCCTGGCTATAAGACTCGTTATGATGATGTTGATCTCATCACCATACGTGAAAACACTGAGGGAGAGTACAGTGGACTTGAGCATCAA GTCGTGAGAGGGGTTGTTGAAAGTCTTAAGATCATTACGCGTCAGGCGAGTCTTAGGGTAGCTGAGTACGCTTTTCATTATGCTAAGGCGCATGGGAGAGAGAGGGTATCTGCAATTCACAAAGCAAATATTATGCAGAAAACTGATGGTCTTTTTCTCAAG TGTTGCCGTGAAGTGGCAGAGAAGTATCCAGAGATTCGATATGAGGAAGTTGTCATTGACAATTGCTGCATGATG CTTGTGAAGAATCCTGCTCTTTTTGATGTGTTGGTGATGCCAAATCTTTATGGTGACATTATTAGTGACCTCTGCGCGGGTTTGATTGGCGGACTGGGCTTAACTCCCAG CTGCAATATTGGTGAGGGAGGTATTGCCCTAGCTGAAGCTGTGCATGGTTCAGCACCTGATATTGCTGGAAAG AATCTGGCAAACCCAACTGCTTTGCTGTTAAGTTCTGTCTCTATGCTCCGTCATTTGGAACTCCATGATAAAGCAGATCGAATCCAAGATGCCATTCTCAACACAATTGCTGAGGGAAAATTCCGAACAGCCGATTTAGGTGGAAATTCATCTACTACTGACTTCACAAAGGCAATATGTAATCATCTTTGA